The following are encoded in a window of Castanea sativa cultivar Marrone di Chiusa Pesio chromosome 5, ASM4071231v1 genomic DNA:
- the LOC142634036 gene encoding G-type lectin S-receptor-like serine/threonine-protein kinase At1g11410, which yields MNPAKSLLKSVLLLLLSLLFPNCVSFDTITPDQPIKDGQTLVSNQKTFALGFFSPGNSNHRFVGIWYYQITEQTVVWVANRDNPLNDSSGILSINSQGNLVLHAQNQTLPIWSTNIASISSTNYSIFVAQLLDVGNLVLVQQHSQRILWQSFDYPTDTILPFMKVGLDRQTGLSRYLTSWESKNDPKRGKYSYKIDPIGYPQFFLYKGQTPLWRAGSWSGQGLTGVPEMKSKLYNFDVNVSFVNNQDGITIMYGINDPHVYSKIMFVLDESGAFGRYTWGDGKWVRFWFNPKESCDIYLRCGTNSYCDPYKGDEFECTCLLGFKPKSPLDWSIRDGSSGCVRNQEVSICKSGEGFIKLARVKVPDTSIAHVNMSLSLKECEQECLRNCSCMAYTSVEESEEGIGCLTWHGDLIDIRTFSNEGQDLYIRVDSIVLAQYAKKNGLARKTRMLAILGVPVAVMVLFAVSVVYWLVMKKKRGKRQSTNSYEFDACSLPNLEDSTSRRDLDGTRRDSNLPVFDLKTIIAATNNFSVANLLGKGGFGSVYKGLLQNGMEIAVKRLSKNSRQGIEQFKNEVVLIAKLQHRNLVRILGYCVQEEEKMLIYEYLPNNSLDTYIFDETKRSWLDWGKRIEIICGISRGILYLHQDSRLRIIHRDLKASNVLLDTALNPKISDFGMARIFRGDQIEANTNCVVGTFGYMSPEYAMQGLVSVKSDVYSFGVLLLEIITGKRNTNYYHNGPSSNLIGHIWDQWKEGKAMEIVDPSLGETYPANEVSRCIQIGLLCVQEHATNRPTMSAIVFMLSSDTTLPSPKQPAFIFKSTYNPKGQTTIEGANSINEITITKIVGR from the exons ATGAATCCTGCTAAATCCTTATTGAAATCAGTATTACTATTACTTCTCTCCCTTCTTTTCCCAAATTGCGTTTCCTTTGATACCATTACACCAGACCAGCCCATCAAGGATGGTCAAACTCTAGTCTCAAACCAAAAAACCTTTGCACTTGGATTTTTCAGCCCTGGCAATTCCAACCACCGTTTCGTTGGAATTTGGTATTACCAAATTACCGAACAAACGGTTGTGTGGGTTGCAAATAGAGACAATCCCCTCAATGATAGCTCAGGAATCCTATCCATCAACAGTCAAGGAAACCTTGTCCTCCATGCCCAAAATCAAACCCTTCCTATTTGGTCCACGAATATTGCTTCAATCTCATCAACAAACTATTCTATCTTCGTGGCTCAGCTCTTAGATGTTGGAAATCTTGTTTTGGTTCAACAACACAGCCAAAGGATATTATGGCAAAGCTTTGATTATCCCACCGATACTATTCTTCCTTTTATGAAAGTTGGTCTGGATCGGCAGACTGGGTTGAGCCGATACTTAACATCTTGGGAGTCTAAAAATGACCCGAAAAGAGGTAAGTACTCATATAAAATTGATCCAATTGGGTACCCCcagttttttttatacaaggGTCAAACTCCATTGTGGCGGGCCGGATCTTGGAGTGGCCAAGGATTGACCGGTGTACCagaaatgaaatctaaattatataatttcGACGTGAATGTCAGTTTTGTGAATAATCAAGATGGAATCACCATTATGTATGGTATAAATGATCCCCAtgtttattctaaaattatgtTTGTCTTAGACGAATCAGGAGCATTTGGGAGGTACACTTGGGGTGATGGTAAATGGGTCAGGTTTTGGTTCAACCCAAAAGAGTCATGCGATATATATTTAAGGTGTGGTACAAATAGTTACTGTGACCCATATAAGGGGGACGAGTTCGAATGCACGTGCTTACTCGGGTTCAAACCCAAGTCACCTCTTGATTGGAGCATTAGAGATGGGTCAAGTGGGTGTGTAAGGAACCAAGAGGTGTCCATTTGTAAGAGTGGTGAAGGGTTCATCAAGTTGGCACGTGTGAAGGTGCCCGATACTTCAATAGCACATGTAAACATGAGTTTAAGTTTGAAAGAGTGTGAGCAGGAGTGCTTAAGGAATTGTTCTTGTATGGCTTACACAAGTGTAGAAGAGAGTGAGGAAGGGATTGGATGCTTGACATGGCACGGGGACTTGATCGACATAAGAACATTTTCTAATGAAGGACAAGATTTATACATACGCGTGGATTCGATTGTACTAG CTCAATATGCCAAGAAAAATGGTCTTGCTCGAAAAACAAGGATGTTGGCAATTCTGGGAGTTCCTGTTGCTGTAATGGTTCTTTTTGCGGTCTCCGTTGTGTATTGGTTggtaatgaagaagaaaagag GGAAGAGGCAAAGCACAAATTCATATGAATTTGATGCCTGTAGTTTACCAAACTTAGAAGACTCTACAAGTAGAAGGGACCTTGATGGAACTAGAAGAGATTCAAATTTGCCAGTATTTGATCTAAAAACTATTATTGCAGCCACAAATAATTTCTCTGTTGCTAACCTGCTTGGTAAAGGTGGCTTTGGCTCAGTTTATAAG ggtttGCTACAAAATGGAATGGAAATAGCTGTGAAAAGACTATCGAAAAACTCAAGACAAGGAATTGAACAATTCAAAAATGAAGTTGTGCTAATTGCTAAACTCCAACACAGGAACTTGGTGAGAATTTTAGGTTATTGTGttcaagaagaagagaagatgtTAATTTATGAGTATTTGCCAAACAATAGTTTAGACACTTATATTTTTG ATGAAACAAAAAGGTCATGGTTAGATTGGGGAAAGAGAATTGAGATTATTTGTGGAATTTCTCGAGGAATCTTATATCTTCATCAAGACTCAAGATTAAGAATTATCCATAGAGATTTAAAGGCTAGCAATGTTTTACTTGACACTGCATTGAatccaaaaatttcagattttggtATGGCTAGAATCTTTAGAGGGGACCAAATTGAAGCCAATACAAATTGTGTTGTTGGAACGTT TGGTTATATGTCACCCGAGTATGCAATGCAAGGATTAGTTTCAGTAAAATCCGATGTATATAGTTTTGGGGTGTTGCTATTGGAGATCATCACTGGCAAAAGAAACACCAACTATTATCATAATGGTCCTTCCTCAAATTTGATTGGACAC ATTTGGGACCAATGGAAAGAAGGCAAAGCCATGGAAATAGTCGATCCATCACTAGGTGAGACATACCCTGCTAATGAAGTATCGAGATGCATTCAAATTGGACTTCTGTGTGTGCAAGAACATGCGACAAATCGACCAACCATGTCGGCAATTGTTTTCATGTTGAGTAGTGACACAACCCTTCCTTCACCAAAGCAGCCTGCATTCATTTTCAAGAGTACCTACAATCCTAAAGGCCAAACAACTATTGAAGGAGCTAATTCTATAAATGAAATAACAATTACTAAAATAGTTGGTCGCTGA